From the Lathyrus oleraceus cultivar Zhongwan6 chromosome 4, CAAS_Psat_ZW6_1.0, whole genome shotgun sequence genome, one window contains:
- the LOC127075532 gene encoding type I inositol polyphosphate 5-phosphatase 10 isoform X1, translated as MDNEFEDTQAVSDMIPSNQQRKKQSFFSKVLSMRDRNGRTMERGSIDSHEVFSDLSIQNQDSVSSMSSGETVQNFKVFAATWNVGGQCPSGNLDLSDFLQVRNEPDMYVLGFQEIVPLNAGNVLVLEDNEPAAKWLALINESLNGPSHFASNSGLKPTASFGGSLLFPKPSLKKIKKTFKKLNGKRLKSCNCVLEMERKAAKDFCFRCQESNFNLDDSSTEEEDDSFPISVALATNQMKYSLVTCKKMVGIFVSVWMKKELIQYVGHLRICRTSRGIMGCLGNKGCISVSMSFYQTSFCFICSHLASGEKEGDELRRNLDVIEILKNTQFPKICKTQYSRMPDKILDHDRIIWFGDLNYRISLSRDDAKRLVEMKDWPSLFNKDQLKMEREAGRVFKGWKEGKIFFAPTYKYAFNSDTYYVEGLKISKNKRRTPAWCDRILWHGRGIQQLSYVRKEFKFSDHRPVCATFLVEVEVMFKGQKKKVSTFNIQIDDFVPTRSSYY; from the exons ATGGATAACGAATTTGAGGATACACAAGCAGTTTCAGATATGATTCCAAGTAATCAACAGAGGAAAAAACAG TCGTTTTTCTCGAAAGTGTTGAGTATGAGAGATAGAAACGGAAGAACGATGGAAAGAGGTTCAATTGATTCTCATG AAGTATTTTCTGATTTATCCATCCAAAATCAAGACTCGGTATCTTCCATGTCTTCGGGTGAAACAGTTCAGAATTTCAA AGTTTTTGCTGCAACATGGAATGTTGGCGGTCAATGCCCGAGTGGGAACCTTGATCTTAGTGATTTTCTTCAGGTTCGGAACGAACCAGATATGTATGTTTTGGG CTTTCAGGAAATTGTCCCTTTGAATGCTGGAAATGTACTTGTATTAGAGGACAATGAACCTGCTGCAAAATGGCTTGCCTTAATCAATGAGTCTCTCAATGGTCCTTCACATTTTGCTTCGAATAGTGGACTAAAACCTACTGCATCCTTCGGCGGATCATTGCTCTTCCCCAAGCCTTCTCTAAAGAAGATCAAGAAAACTTTCAAGAAATTAAACGGAAAGAGGCTAAAAAGTTGTAACTGTGTACTCGAAATGGAAAGGAAGGCTGCTAAAGATTTCTGTTTCCGATGCCAAGAATCAAATTTTAATTTAGACGATTCTTCGACTGAGGAGGAGGACGACAGTTTCCCGATTTCTGTCGCTCTGGCTACTAATCAGATGAAATATAGTCTTGTTACCTGTAAGAAAATGGTTGGAATTTTCGTTAGTGTATGGATGAAGAAGGAGCTTATTCAATATGTAGGACATTTAAGAATATGCCGCACGAGTCGCGGTATCATGGGATGCCTCGGAAACAAG GGGTGTATATCAGTGAGCATGTCATTTTATCAGACAAGTTTTTGCTTTATCTGCAGTCATCTAGCGTCAGGAGAGAAAGAGGGCGATGAGCTACGCCGAAATCTTGATGTCATAGAGATACTGAAGAACACTCAGTTTCCAAAGATTTGCAAGACACAGTACAGTAGAATGCCTGACAAAATTTTAGATCATGA CCGAATCATATGGTTTGGAGACTTGAATTACAGAATTTCTTTGAGCCGCGATGATGCTAAAAGGCTTGTGGAAATGAAGGATTGGCCTTCCCTTTTCAACAAGGATCAG CTTAAAATGGAAAGGGAAGCTGGTCGTGTATTCAAGGGATGGAAAGAGGGGAAGATCTTCTTTGCACCTACTTATAAATATGCTTTCAACTCGGATACTTACTATGTTGAAGGTCTAAAGATTTCAAAGAACAAAAGAAGAACTCCAGCTTG GTGTGATAGAATATTGTGGCATGGAAGGGGAATACAACAACTTTCATATGTGCGTAAAGAGTTCAAATTTTCCGACCATAGACCGGTTTGTGCAACATTTTTGGTAGAAGTGGAAGTCATGTTTAAGGGACAAAAGAAGAAAGTTTCCACTTTTAACATTCAAATTGATGATTTTGTACCTACAAGGAGTTCATATTATTAA
- the LOC127075532 gene encoding type I inositol polyphosphate 5-phosphatase 10 isoform X3, which produces MLSDMLSIISYLLYVVERIFHSIYLLIEVFSDLSIQNQDSVSSMSSGETVQNFKVFAATWNVGGQCPSGNLDLSDFLQVRNEPDMYVLGFQEIVPLNAGNVLVLEDNEPAAKWLALINESLNGPSHFASNSGLKPTASFGGSLLFPKPSLKKIKKTFKKLNGKRLKSCNCVLEMERKAAKDFCFRCQESNFNLDDSSTEEEDDSFPISVALATNQMKYSLVTCKKMVGIFVSVWMKKELIQYVGHLRICRTSRGIMGCLGNKGCISVSMSFYQTSFCFICSHLASGEKEGDELRRNLDVIEILKNTQFPKICKTQYSRMPDKILDHDRIIWFGDLNYRISLSRDDAKRLVEMKDWPSLFNKDQLKMEREAGRVFKGWKEGKIFFAPTYKYAFNSDTYYVEGLKISKNKRRTPAWCDRILWHGRGIQQLSYVRKEFKFSDHRPVCATFLVEVEVMFKGQKKKVSTFNIQIDDFVPTRSSYY; this is translated from the exons ATGCTTAGTGATATGTTATCCATAATTTCATATCTATTATATGTGGTTGAGAGAATTTTTCATTCTATTTATCTTCTTATAG AAGTATTTTCTGATTTATCCATCCAAAATCAAGACTCGGTATCTTCCATGTCTTCGGGTGAAACAGTTCAGAATTTCAA AGTTTTTGCTGCAACATGGAATGTTGGCGGTCAATGCCCGAGTGGGAACCTTGATCTTAGTGATTTTCTTCAGGTTCGGAACGAACCAGATATGTATGTTTTGGG CTTTCAGGAAATTGTCCCTTTGAATGCTGGAAATGTACTTGTATTAGAGGACAATGAACCTGCTGCAAAATGGCTTGCCTTAATCAATGAGTCTCTCAATGGTCCTTCACATTTTGCTTCGAATAGTGGACTAAAACCTACTGCATCCTTCGGCGGATCATTGCTCTTCCCCAAGCCTTCTCTAAAGAAGATCAAGAAAACTTTCAAGAAATTAAACGGAAAGAGGCTAAAAAGTTGTAACTGTGTACTCGAAATGGAAAGGAAGGCTGCTAAAGATTTCTGTTTCCGATGCCAAGAATCAAATTTTAATTTAGACGATTCTTCGACTGAGGAGGAGGACGACAGTTTCCCGATTTCTGTCGCTCTGGCTACTAATCAGATGAAATATAGTCTTGTTACCTGTAAGAAAATGGTTGGAATTTTCGTTAGTGTATGGATGAAGAAGGAGCTTATTCAATATGTAGGACATTTAAGAATATGCCGCACGAGTCGCGGTATCATGGGATGCCTCGGAAACAAG GGGTGTATATCAGTGAGCATGTCATTTTATCAGACAAGTTTTTGCTTTATCTGCAGTCATCTAGCGTCAGGAGAGAAAGAGGGCGATGAGCTACGCCGAAATCTTGATGTCATAGAGATACTGAAGAACACTCAGTTTCCAAAGATTTGCAAGACACAGTACAGTAGAATGCCTGACAAAATTTTAGATCATGA CCGAATCATATGGTTTGGAGACTTGAATTACAGAATTTCTTTGAGCCGCGATGATGCTAAAAGGCTTGTGGAAATGAAGGATTGGCCTTCCCTTTTCAACAAGGATCAG CTTAAAATGGAAAGGGAAGCTGGTCGTGTATTCAAGGGATGGAAAGAGGGGAAGATCTTCTTTGCACCTACTTATAAATATGCTTTCAACTCGGATACTTACTATGTTGAAGGTCTAAAGATTTCAAAGAACAAAAGAAGAACTCCAGCTTG GTGTGATAGAATATTGTGGCATGGAAGGGGAATACAACAACTTTCATATGTGCGTAAAGAGTTCAAATTTTCCGACCATAGACCGGTTTGTGCAACATTTTTGGTAGAAGTGGAAGTCATGTTTAAGGGACAAAAGAAGAAAGTTTCCACTTTTAACATTCAAATTGATGATTTTGTACCTACAAGGAGTTCATATTATTAA
- the LOC127075532 gene encoding type I inositol polyphosphate 5-phosphatase 10 isoform X4, with product MSSGETVQNFKVFAATWNVGGQCPSGNLDLSDFLQVRNEPDMYVLGFQEIVPLNAGNVLVLEDNEPAAKWLALINESLNGPSHFASNSGLKPTASFGGSLLFPKPSLKKIKKTFKKLNGKRLKSCNCVLEMERKAAKDFCFRCQESNFNLDDSSTEEEDDSFPISVALATNQMKYSLVTCKKMVGIFVSVWMKKELIQYVGHLRICRTSRGIMGCLGNKGCISVSMSFYQTSFCFICSHLASGEKEGDELRRNLDVIEILKNTQFPKICKTQYSRMPDKILDHDRIIWFGDLNYRISLSRDDAKRLVEMKDWPSLFNKDQLKMEREAGRVFKGWKEGKIFFAPTYKYAFNSDTYYVEGLKISKNKRRTPAWCDRILWHGRGIQQLSYVRKEFKFSDHRPVCATFLVEVEVMFKGQKKKVSTFNIQIDDFVPTRSSYY from the exons ATGTCTTCGGGTGAAACAGTTCAGAATTTCAA AGTTTTTGCTGCAACATGGAATGTTGGCGGTCAATGCCCGAGTGGGAACCTTGATCTTAGTGATTTTCTTCAGGTTCGGAACGAACCAGATATGTATGTTTTGGG CTTTCAGGAAATTGTCCCTTTGAATGCTGGAAATGTACTTGTATTAGAGGACAATGAACCTGCTGCAAAATGGCTTGCCTTAATCAATGAGTCTCTCAATGGTCCTTCACATTTTGCTTCGAATAGTGGACTAAAACCTACTGCATCCTTCGGCGGATCATTGCTCTTCCCCAAGCCTTCTCTAAAGAAGATCAAGAAAACTTTCAAGAAATTAAACGGAAAGAGGCTAAAAAGTTGTAACTGTGTACTCGAAATGGAAAGGAAGGCTGCTAAAGATTTCTGTTTCCGATGCCAAGAATCAAATTTTAATTTAGACGATTCTTCGACTGAGGAGGAGGACGACAGTTTCCCGATTTCTGTCGCTCTGGCTACTAATCAGATGAAATATAGTCTTGTTACCTGTAAGAAAATGGTTGGAATTTTCGTTAGTGTATGGATGAAGAAGGAGCTTATTCAATATGTAGGACATTTAAGAATATGCCGCACGAGTCGCGGTATCATGGGATGCCTCGGAAACAAG GGGTGTATATCAGTGAGCATGTCATTTTATCAGACAAGTTTTTGCTTTATCTGCAGTCATCTAGCGTCAGGAGAGAAAGAGGGCGATGAGCTACGCCGAAATCTTGATGTCATAGAGATACTGAAGAACACTCAGTTTCCAAAGATTTGCAAGACACAGTACAGTAGAATGCCTGACAAAATTTTAGATCATGA CCGAATCATATGGTTTGGAGACTTGAATTACAGAATTTCTTTGAGCCGCGATGATGCTAAAAGGCTTGTGGAAATGAAGGATTGGCCTTCCCTTTTCAACAAGGATCAG CTTAAAATGGAAAGGGAAGCTGGTCGTGTATTCAAGGGATGGAAAGAGGGGAAGATCTTCTTTGCACCTACTTATAAATATGCTTTCAACTCGGATACTTACTATGTTGAAGGTCTAAAGATTTCAAAGAACAAAAGAAGAACTCCAGCTTG GTGTGATAGAATATTGTGGCATGGAAGGGGAATACAACAACTTTCATATGTGCGTAAAGAGTTCAAATTTTCCGACCATAGACCGGTTTGTGCAACATTTTTGGTAGAAGTGGAAGTCATGTTTAAGGGACAAAAGAAGAAAGTTTCCACTTTTAACATTCAAATTGATGATTTTGTACCTACAAGGAGTTCATATTATTAA
- the LOC127075532 gene encoding type I inositol polyphosphate 5-phosphatase 10 isoform X2 — protein sequence MKIQLFIFLCSSSYLQLLLYESSFVNGGEVFSDLSIQNQDSVSSMSSGETVQNFKVFAATWNVGGQCPSGNLDLSDFLQVRNEPDMYVLGFQEIVPLNAGNVLVLEDNEPAAKWLALINESLNGPSHFASNSGLKPTASFGGSLLFPKPSLKKIKKTFKKLNGKRLKSCNCVLEMERKAAKDFCFRCQESNFNLDDSSTEEEDDSFPISVALATNQMKYSLVTCKKMVGIFVSVWMKKELIQYVGHLRICRTSRGIMGCLGNKGCISVSMSFYQTSFCFICSHLASGEKEGDELRRNLDVIEILKNTQFPKICKTQYSRMPDKILDHDRIIWFGDLNYRISLSRDDAKRLVEMKDWPSLFNKDQLKMEREAGRVFKGWKEGKIFFAPTYKYAFNSDTYYVEGLKISKNKRRTPAWCDRILWHGRGIQQLSYVRKEFKFSDHRPVCATFLVEVEVMFKGQKKKVSTFNIQIDDFVPTRSSYY from the exons ATGAAAATACAATTATTTATCTTTCTTTGTTCGTCTTCGTATCTACAACTTTTACTGTATGAAAGTTCCTTTGTTAATGGTGGAG AAGTATTTTCTGATTTATCCATCCAAAATCAAGACTCGGTATCTTCCATGTCTTCGGGTGAAACAGTTCAGAATTTCAA AGTTTTTGCTGCAACATGGAATGTTGGCGGTCAATGCCCGAGTGGGAACCTTGATCTTAGTGATTTTCTTCAGGTTCGGAACGAACCAGATATGTATGTTTTGGG CTTTCAGGAAATTGTCCCTTTGAATGCTGGAAATGTACTTGTATTAGAGGACAATGAACCTGCTGCAAAATGGCTTGCCTTAATCAATGAGTCTCTCAATGGTCCTTCACATTTTGCTTCGAATAGTGGACTAAAACCTACTGCATCCTTCGGCGGATCATTGCTCTTCCCCAAGCCTTCTCTAAAGAAGATCAAGAAAACTTTCAAGAAATTAAACGGAAAGAGGCTAAAAAGTTGTAACTGTGTACTCGAAATGGAAAGGAAGGCTGCTAAAGATTTCTGTTTCCGATGCCAAGAATCAAATTTTAATTTAGACGATTCTTCGACTGAGGAGGAGGACGACAGTTTCCCGATTTCTGTCGCTCTGGCTACTAATCAGATGAAATATAGTCTTGTTACCTGTAAGAAAATGGTTGGAATTTTCGTTAGTGTATGGATGAAGAAGGAGCTTATTCAATATGTAGGACATTTAAGAATATGCCGCACGAGTCGCGGTATCATGGGATGCCTCGGAAACAAG GGGTGTATATCAGTGAGCATGTCATTTTATCAGACAAGTTTTTGCTTTATCTGCAGTCATCTAGCGTCAGGAGAGAAAGAGGGCGATGAGCTACGCCGAAATCTTGATGTCATAGAGATACTGAAGAACACTCAGTTTCCAAAGATTTGCAAGACACAGTACAGTAGAATGCCTGACAAAATTTTAGATCATGA CCGAATCATATGGTTTGGAGACTTGAATTACAGAATTTCTTTGAGCCGCGATGATGCTAAAAGGCTTGTGGAAATGAAGGATTGGCCTTCCCTTTTCAACAAGGATCAG CTTAAAATGGAAAGGGAAGCTGGTCGTGTATTCAAGGGATGGAAAGAGGGGAAGATCTTCTTTGCACCTACTTATAAATATGCTTTCAACTCGGATACTTACTATGTTGAAGGTCTAAAGATTTCAAAGAACAAAAGAAGAACTCCAGCTTG GTGTGATAGAATATTGTGGCATGGAAGGGGAATACAACAACTTTCATATGTGCGTAAAGAGTTCAAATTTTCCGACCATAGACCGGTTTGTGCAACATTTTTGGTAGAAGTGGAAGTCATGTTTAAGGGACAAAAGAAGAAAGTTTCCACTTTTAACATTCAAATTGATGATTTTGTACCTACAAGGAGTTCATATTATTAA